The genomic segment aagatAATTTGTTTTACAGTTAGACTGCTAATTCGTTTGTACATTATCTCTTTCGTTTTTCTAGACTGATCAAAATGTTGGTAGCCTCAAGGAAGAGCATGCAAGAATTCTTCCGCAGTTGGAGGAGATGCAAAAAAGGAAATCTGAGCGTAGAAATCAATTCATAGAAGTCCAAGAGCAGATTCAGAGCATTTCAATTGAAATACATGGTCCTAGAGAGTATATTTCCGCTGTCATAGATGAAACTGATTTATCCGTGAGAAAACTTGAAGAATTGCATATGCAGTTACATGCACTTCAGATTGAGAAGGTCAATTATCTGCTTATACTTAAGTTATTTTGAACTGTTTCTTTGACTCAACTCATATCATCACCTTTTCATCCTTCCTTTTGGCTATGTGTAATCGTGCTCGTATCTTATACGCATGCAGAGTAGTCGCTTAAAGCAAGTCCAGGAGTACCTGTATACATTAAATTCTCTATGTTCAGTGCTTGGTTTGGACTTCAAGCAGACAATTAATGGAATTCATCCTAGTTTATTGGAATCAGAAGGATCTAAGAGTGTAAGTAATGACACCATTCAACAATTAGCGGTTGCTATAGAAGAACTGCGGGAGGTTAAATTGCAGAGAATGCAGAAGGTAAAGATTGAGTTAGAAATTAATTGccaatttttatttagtattttatgaattttgttgTTTTCCCCTCTGGTTATATTTGTAATAACTTAGGGTTTCGTAGCTCCAAGATCTTGCTACTTCAATGTTGGAGCTCTGGAACTTAATGGATACCCCTGTTGAAGAGCAACAGATGTTTCAAAATGTTACATGTAATATAGCCGCTTCAGAACATGAAGTAACTGAACCAAACACCTTGTCTGTGGAGTTCATCAATTTGGTGAGTTACAAGTAGCTTGAGGGTAATAGGATtatatttcttgatttttatGGTTCAAAATTCATGGAAAAGTAATAATGTCATCCAGGTTGAGGCGGAAGTAGCTAGGTTAGAAAAGTTGAAATCAAGCAAGATGAAAGAGCTTGTATTAAAAAAGAGAACAGAGCTGGAGGAGATTTGTCGAAAGACTCATTTGATTCCAGAAATAGATAATGCAGTGGAATATGCTGTTGAAGCCATAGAATCTGGTAACTTTCTACTTTCTACCAAGTTCACTGCAATTATTTTCTCTGCGAACTTAAAAGTATGCCTCTTCCTTTTTTATGCAGGTTCTGTGGACCCTGCTTGTGTGCTTGAACAAATTGAACTTCAGGTTGCCCAAGTCAAAGAAGAAGCTTTTAGCAGAAAAGAGATACTTGAAAGGGTTGAGAAATGGTTGGCAGCATGCGATGAAGAGTCTTGGCTTGAGGAGTACAACAGGGTTAGTAATTTGTAACGTGCTTCAACATTGCCAATTTTGACCCACTTTTTAACCATAGctacatttgaaaatttaactatgtattttgttttgtttatccTCCAGGATGATAATCGATACAATGCTGGGAGAGGTGCTCATCTTACTCTCAAGCGAGCTGAGAAAGCTCGTGCCTTGGTCAACAAAATTCCAGGTACACAATAATTACCATATTTGTCATGATTTTCTTATTTGTTATGTCATGGCTTAATTTATGCAACATCAAACTGAATCACGAACTAGCATAATATTATAGTGGATTACGTATTAAATTGTAGTGTTGTGGGTCAGACCAAAGTTTTCATGGAGCGTCATCAAAGGTGCCAATTTGGATGTGAAGTTCCATAAGCAATTATGGAGTAAATGAGCGCCAGTTTAGTTATTTGTTTGGTTTGATATTGTTTTCTTCAAGCTAAACTATATTGGTCTTTCAACTTCATTTCTCTGCCGTGCCATTTGATTCTGTTTGTTGGATGAAACTTCTTTTTCCTGCCTCTGTGTTTGTGTATAATTTCAAAATGGCCTCTCTTTTTTGCGTGTAGCAATGGTGGATGGTCTGACTTCCAGAACTATTGCATGGGAGAAGGAAAAAGGCATTGAATTCACATATGATGGTGTAAGTGCTCTGTTCAAGAAGCTAGTTCTTAGTAGTTATTTAGATGCATTGCGGGCGGTGAGGAGTGAATTAAATACTAGTTTCTTTTTAGTTGGTTGTTCAAGCAAATCTGCTTCAAAATGTCCTTCTGTTTTGTGGTTTCCAGATTCGTCTACTCTCTATGCTTGAAGAATACACTATATTACGCCAAGAGAAAGAGCAAGAACGCCGTAGGCAGCGGGTAATGTCTTCTAATTGCATTCCAGATAGATTTTCAACTCATAAAACCTTTAATATTTCCCCTAGCTCTCTGTGTTTTGAAACCCTGAgcaacatcttttttttttactttgtatATCATTCGAGAAATAGATgtttcatataatttaacaaaacttgttaaaatgctatttttttgtttcaggaTTTGAAGAAACTACAGGGACAAATGATAGCGGAACAGGAGGCACTATATGGGTCAAAACCAAGCCCTTCCAAGCCCCAGAGTGTAAAAAAGGGGTCTAGGATGTCAACAGGAGGAGCAACTAGTAGGAGAGTCTCGCTTGGGGGAGCAATGCTTCAAACTCCAAAGCCTGATTCTAAAGCTACTCGTGCCATGAGAAAGACTGACAAAGGGCACCAAATTGAGCATTTAAGTTACCTGGATGATGGCATTTCAGGTTTATCAGCAGGTGCTTTCATTAATCTCAACTAAGAAACATAACTGGTATCAAACTTTTATTCAACTTGTCCCCAAAAGCCAGGCTCGATATTGTCGGCCCATTTATTCCTCTGTTTTAGTAGAAAAAAGCTCCATCGGATTCAGTACACTTAGTTGTTTACttgtttgatattaaaaaatggaAGTCTGAACACATCACAGCCGGTAGATTTTCCCttgatttattgatttattCCTGTCTTATACGGCACTTCTCATTCCCTTTATGTTTTGTCTTTCATACTAAGTTGCACAAACATTCTACATGATGTATTACtatctatatttatttgtaattcaTGAGCTTGTTTAGAACTAATTGTTTCTTTCCCTGTGTTTGAGCAGCTAGAAGAGGGCTGGATATTGCTGGCGTTCCTGTTAAAAAACACTCATTTGGTGCTGGGACTCAAATCATAGAATCTCCTCTGACACGACAACCTTTTTCTCCTATCTGTTCTAACAATGTAGCTTCAAAAGCTAATGTGGCAAATGCTACAGATGAACATAAACCGGGTGAGAAGTTGCAGAGAACACTGTCGCTTAACAATGTACCATTCACTACTCCCTCCAAGACAGCTACTACTTTGGTAGATGAAGAGAATAGAACTCCAAAGACAATGCCCATTCCTTTCCCAGCTACACCATCCACAGTATCAATTCCAATGAGTATGGCTATGACTCCAGTTCCTTCATCaattataaagaatataaaCTTGAATCCAACTCTCACAAACACAGTAGTTCCTTATGGAAATGACTTGGTTCAAGAGATTGATTATTCCTTTGAGGAAAAAAGGCTCGCTTATATGATGTTAGCATGATTTTTTCTTAGGTGTTTTATTTTACTTCCTGTGATGGATTAATCACAAGTCAATTGTAATTGGCTTCCTGATTGTGGTGTACATTTGGAGAAGTGAAACAGACGTACACtgatttgagattttttttgcGGTCTAATTGTCATTTAGTTTTTTTCATTGCAAAGATTGTTTCATCTAAGAATGGCCTTGCCGTATTTTGAGTTCAACAAAAATATCTTAATGGAGATGGATTATTATTAACACTTTGATTCAATAtatttgatgatgaaatataGCATTTACTTGCCTTATTGTAATTCTCTTGAGTGGGGAGCCTTGATTGACAAGGGGTGATATAGGTGTTTGGGAAGATGTGTCCCGTGCAAGTTAAATCGTATCATATCATTCTCtagctttttctttttgtcttgcCACTTTCTCGACTTGTATcgtcaaaattatttattattgactTCAATCGATGCTGATTATAGTGCCATCGAACCTATTCATTTTTCATCGGCTCTTCATTTGTCGCCTTGAAAGCTATATAAAGTCATCATATTAGACAACTCCTTAAATTATTGAACATAAAATATGTGTGGACATAAATAAAATCGTATGGATTTTTTTGGTGATTTTCAcacataaaatttgtaaatgaaTTTAGGTAAAAATTCTccaataaaatatcatttcagTTCTCCAAAATAGTAAAACCTTCCACTTAATTTTGGTGTTCTTTTGCTTGCACATAAGTCAGTGATCAAATGtaagtcaatattttataataataataataaagcttaattaagttttaagtttctcacaaatatgaatatttttaactgagtttttattataatttttttgtctataaaatattcaaaatattttttaatcaggtcattattatttcttttttaatttaatgacaTGATTACTGTAAGGGTGTGTTTAATTTTTCACTTTATAGGTTATTTCtctaaaataacattatataatCACGAGTTTGAACCAATATGAagttatatatttgtataggaaaatttataatattgaaatttaattagatttaattaaattttaagttttaagtattttaaattattaatatttatttgttgagtacttaaatgttttatattttccattgaatatatttcatttaaattttctattaaatatgTGACATGATTGGTGTATTATTGTGtctactttattttatattaaaaaatatataacttttgtagttaatataaaaagatattatgattaatataaaataatactaaactttactaatttcattaaaagtatgataaaaatattatactctTCTTTTATGTTTTCGTCTTATTATGTAATTGGTAAAAGATAATTCGACCATTACAAATATGACAACCTATATAGATACACAACTTACTAAACtgaaattaaataacaattttcaGTTCTGTAGGGTTAAATAGCCTATCGTTTTAACATAaatcaactttattttaaagttttctatatgaagttttattttattttctttaatataaagtttaattttaatttctttaatataaagttttattttattttctttaaaacatAAGATCTAAAAAACTATTCGTTATTTCAAGGTCACTTAACATCACTTTCACAACAGTAAGACATTTAGTTTTTGTACAtctaacttaaaaatatttataaaagagaTTACATGACACggtatattattaaaaaatgtgagagacaaaattaagatattttaaaattgacatATTAATATCACCAAACGCGTAaatcaaatcatacatcattctaatttaattaataatttttagtttgagATTATTTACTTCGAAAACACATGTGATCTCTTAAATTAAATGCAAACTTGGGATTCTAAACATGAGTTTAGGGGATCGTaaagctgtcaaaacgggtaacccggcccgacccaccacgggttgaccACTTAGTAAGTCaatccaacccggctcatttattagtgagccAAAAGAATTCGAACTCGAcccaacccaccacgggttggtgggttaaacgggttggctcattggttcacttaagtaacttttttttaaccttcttcttctcagattcttataacatgttactttgatcgatcaaattgaaacagtaataattgaaccaattgatataaaagaaaatgaaacaaaaaaaatatattgttatatatattctaagctatcaagcgtaaaattttgtcaatttaaTTCAGTGAGACATACAAGAAACTACGTATAgacgttaacaaaaatatatagcacaagataaaattgtcatgcttgtagataggtctaaaaacaagataaaacaaattatatattccccgagttatccaatctataatattattcatttattaaattggagtcctgaatggataaatccacaatattatgctctcttgaaacatcttcttctttatctccatctataatattatccaatctataatcttagggttttaaTTACGAAggggaacttttggaaagacagcAACGCGAAATGCTCTATcgctaagtaaaggttgtgcattttgaataattaatttaattaatttgatttcaataaaaaaataggatttgaataattaatttaattaatttaatttaattaaaaaaataggttggttggtgagccaacccgacccaccacgggttcaacccgtgtgagccgggttcttagtgagccgggtcaaaattgactcgtataaaaaaatttgcatttttttccaacccaacccggcttaaacccgtggtgagccaggttggctcacgggtttcaacccattttgacggcacCATCGGGAAGTTAAAACTGTAATGGCACCAAACAACTTAATTCACAAATACATTAAGTTCGtacttaaaaataaactttttttaattattttttatacaaataaagacaatgacaaaataattattacttgtGTGCTTCCAAAGAGTCGTTTCTGTGAGACAAAATGACTTACATCGTGAAGATAtagaaaattgtattttaaaagtgatagtAAATTAAAACAGTgaaactcaaatattttaataataaatagttttaatataaataatttaattataaataaattttattattttaaaatacattatcttttcataaataatttttttaaaattttttgacTTTTTTCTAGGAATTATTCTTCTCTGTTCATCTAATTGAAGGACTAAGATCGTATAAGAGATTATGACGACGAATTCTTTCAATTTAAACCAATTATTTTCTCCATTTGAGTAAATTAAGTTTCGACCTCGTTTTTCTGGtcctttctttcttctgttGCATGTGGGGCTCGCTCATTTACATGTAATGTATGTGTCTTCTATAAAACTCTCTCTTGATCTATGGTATTAATGGTATACTTTGatcatgattttgttgtttgtaaGTACATACAGAGCTCCTTAAGTTGTGTGAGCGGTATAGGGTTTTCTAGAACGGTTGGTCTTctaaaaggtaagggaagctagatatGTTTGTGTTGTAAGTTTGatgcttgtatgcatgttaAAATGATTTAGTTATAATTTCCATATTTATGATAGTGTTGGTTCATTTAAATGTGTGTAATTAGTTATTTGATGATGAATTTATGATGTGATTAATTTGGATGATATTGTTGTCATGAATTGTATGTTATAATGTTGTATTGATGTTTGGAATTGGTTACAAAGTTTACGGAGTAACGAGTTAAAAATCTAAGGGTTTTGTAGTTAAAATGGAGGTTTCGATAGGTAAGATTGTGAGATAGTGTTTGGATTATGAAATATGGTATTGCAGGtctatttatatgttatttaagACTTATTGGTATCTTAAGTTAATGAAATATGATAAGAAAGAAGGAAGAGTCAATGTGATGATTTTAGGAAGGTTCTAGATCCATTTTGAGGAATTGAGATTTTGAAGGAATAAGCATAGGAAGAAACTGAGTTTTTGACGTAGGTTTTTAGTTATTTGAAACTTGTTTAGGTTGTTAATTAAGAGGAAATTGATGTAAACAAGGATTAGTAGTTAATATGTTGAGTTTTAAGTAAGTTTTATGTTCAAGTTAGGGGTTTGAATGATGAGATTCTAAATTAGGAGGtatgaaaaagaagagataattTGGGGTTTGTTATTGAGTCATTTATGACTTATTTGTAACCTTAATCTATTGAAATTGATGTTAGAAAAAGTGTAAATGGATTTTGGTAACTCAAAGAAATGATTTTGGTAACTCGGtagaaataatcaaataaataatgtattttaatggttaaaaatagataattataaatataaatttaaataaaagtcatgaaaattatattaaaataatatcaaaatttgtaGAAAggatttgtaaaaataatatttaaaataagacgTGAATATATGTCATTCAAATAGTTATGTGGGCGTAACATTGTCTCATGCACAacgttatttaaaattaaaatgaaagtcATTTTTGCCATTCAAATAGAGTTTTACAATACATCTCTTCTTATTTCAGTTTTTATGCGTCAATGATTCGTTATTTTTTCTAGTAAATTTGTGTTTCCAAATAGTCTAAAATTATCGAAAACAAATGTGTGACAAACTCATCCATTTTCACAATTCTACTTTAATCTTGTGTTTGTTTCCGACGATGGAAACTATGAGAGTAATTAATTCGCTAAAAACTCGAAAATCATCAAAGAATTACacgaaaataatataaattatttttgaaatctttCGTCGCACAAATTTGGAGACAAGGAttaacattcaaaataaaataggtatatatatatacttattttgttatatttatctatatatattatttttatataattagattttattatatttttaaaataatataacaaatagaatataatataaattattgctaaaataataatattaataat from the Vigna angularis cultivar LongXiaoDou No.4 chromosome 3, ASM1680809v1, whole genome shotgun sequence genome contains:
- the LOC108324276 gene encoding 65-kDa microtubule-associated protein 3, coding for MSKPQNDPLLQSETTCGTLLYELQIIWDEVGESETDRDRMLFELEQECLEVYRRKVDLANRSRAQLRQAIADCEAELAAICSSMGERPVHIRQTDQNVGSLKEEHARILPQLEEMQKRKSERRNQFIEVQEQIQSISIEIHGPREYISAVIDETDLSVRKLEELHMQLHALQIEKSSRLKQVQEYLYTLNSLCSVLGLDFKQTINGIHPSLLESEGSKSVSNDTIQQLAVAIEELREVKLQRMQKLQDLATSMLELWNLMDTPVEEQQMFQNVTCNIAASEHEVTEPNTLSVEFINLVEAEVARLEKLKSSKMKELVLKKRTELEEICRKTHLIPEIDNAVEYAVEAIESGSVDPACVLEQIELQVAQVKEEAFSRKEILERVEKWLAACDEESWLEEYNRDDNRYNAGRGAHLTLKRAEKARALVNKIPAMVDGLTSRTIAWEKEKGIEFTYDGIRLLSMLEEYTILRQEKEQERRRQRDLKKLQGQMIAEQEALYGSKPSPSKPQSVKKGSRMSTGGATSRRVSLGGAMLQTPKPDSKATRAMRKTDKGHQIEHLSYLDDGISGLSAARRGLDIAGVPVKKHSFGAGTQIIESPLTRQPFSPICSNNVASKANVANATDEHKPGEKLQRTLSLNNVPFTTPSKTATTLVDEENRTPKTMPIPFPATPSTVSIPMSMAMTPVPSSIIKNINLNPTLTNTVVPYGNDLVQEIDYSFEEKRLAYMMLA